Proteins encoded within one genomic window of Thunnus maccoyii chromosome 22, fThuMac1.1, whole genome shotgun sequence:
- the LOC121889777 gene encoding type-2 ice-structuring protein-like — translation MKLLTVSVLVCSMMALAGAAALQEAEKDKETEAIIQEEEHRIDKRSTSCPSYWTEYNGRCFLFIPRTLTWAQAEKNCQSKGAHLASIHGTREYNEIKRIISDRTHGYPETWIGGSDSQEEGVWLWSDGTPFAFSYWCRGEPNNYWNQDCLQMNYSGNNCWDDLWCDARRPSVCAKKI, via the exons ATGAAGTTGCTGACTGTGTCTGTACTCGTTTGTTCCATGATGGCTCTGGCTGGAGCTGCTG CTCTtcaagaagcagagaaagacaaGGAGACAGAGGCAATAATTCAAGAAg AGGAGCATCGTATTGACAAGAGGTCAACATCTTGTCCCTCCTACTGGACTGAGTACAACGGCCGCTGTTTCCTCTTCATTCCTCGAACCTTGACCTGGGCTCAAGCTGAG AAAAACTGCCAGTCCAAGGGTGCACACCTTGCATCGATTCATGGAACTCGGGAGTACAACGAGATTAAGAGGATAATATCAGATAGAACTCATGGGTATCCTGAGACATGGATTGGAGGCTCTGACAGCCAAGAG GAGGGTGTTTGGCTCTGGAGTGATGGCACACCTTTCGCCTTCTCATACTGGTGCAGAGGAGAGCCTAATAACTACTGGAACCAGGACTGTCTTCAGATGAACTACTCAG GTAACAATTGCTGGGATGATTTATGGTGTGATGCTCGCCGGCCATCAGTCTGTGCCAAGAAAATCTGA
- the LOC121889992 gene encoding type-2 ice-structuring protein-like, translating to MALAGAAALQEAEKDKETEAIIQEEEHRIVKRSTSCPSYWTEYNGRCFLFIPRTLTWAQAEKNCQSKGAHLASIHGTREYNEIKRIISDRTHGYPETWIGGSDSQGEGVWLWSDGTPFAFSYWCRGEPNDHGNQHCIQMNYGGNNCWDDFQCSAYRPSVCAKKI from the exons ATGGCTCTGGCTGGAGCTGCTG CTCTtcaagaagcagagaaagacaaGGAGACAGAGGCAATAATTCAAGAAg AGGAGCATCGTATTGTCAAGAGGTCAACATCTTGTCCCTCCTACTGGACTGAGTACAACGGCCGCTGTTTCCTCTTCATTCCTCGAACCTTGACCTGGGCTCAAGCTGAG AAAAACTGCCAGTCCAAGGGTGCACACCTTGCATCGATTCATGGAACTCGGGAGTACAACGAGATTAAGAGGATAATATCAGATAGAACTCATGGGTATCCTGAGACATGGATTGGAGGCTCTGACAGCCAAGGG GAGGGTGTTTGGCTCTGGAGTGATGGCACACCTTTCGCCTTCTCATACTGGTGCAGAGGAGAGCCTAATGACCACGGGAACCAGCACTGTATTCAGATGAACTACGGAG GTAACAATTGCTGGGATGATTTTCAGTGTAGTGCTTACCGGCCATCTGTCTGTGCCAAGAAAATCTGA
- the LOC121889991 gene encoding tyrosine-protein kinase Tec-like — protein MDSSGISLRYVLDDQYTSSSGAKFPVKWSPPEVFNFCKYSSKSDVWSFGVLMWEAFTEGRMPFEQSHNHEVVTLITQGHRLYRPKMATPTIYDIMQRCWHERPEERPSFSKICIMISDALDSDAAPPN, from the exons ATGGAT TCTTCTGGTATCTCCTTAAG ATACGTGTTGGACGACCAGTACACCAGTTCATCGGGTGCTAAGTTCCCTGTGAAGTGGTCGCCTCCTGAAGTCTTTAACTTCTGCAAATACAGCAGCAAGTCTGACGTCTGGTCCTTCG GTGTGTTGATGTGGGAAGCCTTCACTGAGGGCCGTATGCCGTTTGAACAGAGTCACAACCATGAGGTCGTTACACTGATAACCCAGGGTCACCGCCTCTACAGGCCCAAAATGGCCACACCTACCATCTATGACATCATGCAGCGCTGTTGGCATGAG aGACCGGAGGAGCGCCCGTCTTTCTCTAAGATCTGTATAATGATCTCTGACGCTCTGGACAGTGACGCCGCTCCCCCGAACTGA
- the LOC121889993 gene encoding tyrosine-protein kinase Tec-like: MDSSGISLRYVLDDQYTSSSGAKFPVKWSPPEVFNFCKYSSKSDVWSFGVLMWEAFTEGRMPFEQSHNHEVVTLITQGHRLYRPKMATPAIYDIMQRCWHERPEERPSFSKICIMISDALDSDTAPPN; encoded by the exons ATGGAT TCTTCTGGTATCTCCTTAAG ATACGTGTTGGACGACCAGTACACCAGTTCATCGGGTGCTAAGTTCCCTGTGAAGTGGTCGCCTCCTGAAGTCTTTAACTTCTGCAAATACAGCAGCAAGTCTGACGTCTGGTCCTTCG GTGTGTTGATGTGGGAAGCCTTCACTGAGGGCCGTATGCCGTTTGAACAGAGTCACAACCATGAGGTCGTTACACTGATAACCCAGGGTCACCGCCTCTACAGGCCCAAAATGGCCACACCTGCCATCTATGACATCATGCAGCGCTGTTGGCATGAG aGACCGGAGGAGCGCCCGTCTTTCTCTAAGATCTGTATAATGATCTCCGACGCTCTGGACAGTGACACCGCTCCCCCGAACTGA